The proteins below are encoded in one region of Thermoflexus sp.:
- the rplL gene encoding 50S ribosomal protein L7/L12 — protein sequence MADLQKLVEELSNLTLLEAVELVKLLEERWGVKAAAPVAVAAAIPAAAPGAPAAAPAVEEKTEFDVILKEVGPKKIEVIKVVRQLTNLGLKEAKDLVEAAPKPVLEGVSKEVAQDAKAKLEAVGAVVEIK from the coding sequence ATGGCGGATCTTCAGAAGCTGGTTGAGGAGTTAAGCAACCTGACCTTGCTGGAAGCCGTGGAGCTCGTGAAGTTGCTGGAGGAGCGCTGGGGGGTGAAGGCGGCAGCCCCTGTCGCTGTTGCTGCCGCTATCCCCGCGGCGGCCCCCGGCGCCCCGGCCGCGGCCCCGGCTGTTGAGGAGAAGACGGAGTTCGATGTCATCCTCAAGGAGGTCGGGCCGAAGAAGATCGAGGTGATCAAGGTGGTGCGCCAGCTGACCAACCTGGGCCTCAAGGAGGCCAAGGATCTGGTCGAGGCCGCCCCCAAACCGGTCCTCGAGGGCGTCAGCAAGGAAGTGGCCCAGGACGCCAAGGCAAAGCTGGAGGCGGTGGGCGCTGTCGTGGAGATCAAGTGA
- the rplJ gene encoding 50S ribosomal protein L10: MPFTRAEKEQMIAQYRELLSRSQALILADYQGLDAQGMYRLRQKVKKSGGAFHVTKNTLLRIALRQAGWTVPEDLLEGPTAAAFCLEDPSAVAKALLEFAEENKILKIKGGLLDGRRLRPEDVKALSELPPRPVVLGQVLGAIQAPAAQLAGVLTAVLQQVVGVLQARADQLKEASQTA, translated from the coding sequence TTGCCGTTTACGCGCGCTGAGAAGGAACAGATGATCGCGCAGTATCGGGAGTTGCTCTCCCGCAGCCAGGCCCTGATCCTTGCGGACTACCAGGGGCTGGATGCGCAGGGCATGTATCGGCTTCGCCAGAAGGTGAAAAAGTCCGGCGGGGCATTCCATGTCACAAAGAACACGTTGCTTCGTATTGCCCTGCGGCAGGCCGGGTGGACGGTTCCGGAAGATCTGCTGGAGGGTCCTACGGCAGCCGCCTTTTGCCTGGAGGATCCTTCGGCGGTCGCTAAAGCCCTGCTGGAGTTCGCTGAAGAGAACAAGATCCTCAAGATCAAGGGCGGGCTGCTGGACGGGCGCCGGCTGCGCCCCGAGGATGTGAAGGCGCTTTCCGAATTGCCGCCGCGCCCAGTGGTGCTGGGCCAGGTCCTGGGGGCGATCCAGGCCCCGGCTGCCCAGCTGGCCGGCGTGCTGACCGCAGTTCTGCAGCAGGTCGTTGGCGTGCTGCAGGCGCGGGCCGATCAGCTGAAAGAGGCTTCCCAAACCGCTTAA
- the rplA gene encoding 50S ribosomal protein L1 has translation MGERGKKYLEALKKVDRERLYSPREALELVKETSYTRFDGTVEVHMRLGVDPRHADQQVRGVVVLPHGLGKRVRVLVFAAGEAARIAQEAGADYVISDDEGIKRIQEGWTDFDVAIATPDMMPKVGRLGRILGPRGLMPNPRAGTVVNPEDLPRAIREAKAGRVEFRVDKTANLHVPIGKVSFSVDQLLENFAALMDAVKKARPSGLKGPYIRKVVVSATMGPGIKVDPVAAQSLEIAA, from the coding sequence ATGGGCGAGCGAGGGAAGAAATATCTGGAGGCCTTGAAGAAGGTGGATCGGGAGCGCCTCTATTCTCCCCGCGAGGCGCTGGAGCTGGTCAAGGAGACCAGCTACACCCGATTCGATGGAACGGTCGAGGTGCATATGCGCCTGGGGGTGGATCCTCGCCATGCGGATCAGCAAGTGCGGGGGGTGGTTGTTCTCCCCCACGGGCTGGGCAAGCGGGTCCGTGTCCTGGTGTTCGCGGCGGGGGAGGCCGCGCGGATTGCCCAGGAGGCCGGCGCGGATTATGTCATCAGCGATGATGAGGGAATCAAACGGATTCAGGAGGGATGGACGGACTTCGATGTAGCCATTGCGACGCCGGATATGATGCCGAAAGTCGGCCGGTTGGGGCGGATCCTGGGTCCCCGCGGGCTGATGCCGAACCCTCGCGCGGGCACGGTGGTGAATCCCGAGGATCTCCCGCGGGCGATCCGGGAGGCGAAGGCGGGCCGGGTGGAGTTCCGGGTGGATAAGACCGCTAATCTCCATGTGCCCATCGGCAAGGTCAGTTTCTCGGTGGATCAATTGCTGGAGAATTTCGCAGCCCTGATGGACGCGGTGAAGAAAGCCCGGCCCTCCGGGCTGAAGGGGCCTTATATCCGAAAGGTTGTGGTCAGCGCGACCATGGGGCCCGGCATCAAGGTGGATCCGGTGGCGGCCCAATCGCTGGAAATCGCCGCTTGA
- the rplK gene encoding 50S ribosomal protein L11 has product MAKKVKAVIKLQIEAGKANPAPPIGPTLAPHGVNVMAFCKEYNARTAHMAGQIVPVEVTIYTDGSFTMELKTPPVSDLLRRAAGIEKGSSEPNRQIVGRITRQQLREIAELKMKDLNTEDIEAAMRMIAGTARSMGIQIVD; this is encoded by the coding sequence ATGGCCAAGAAGGTCAAGGCGGTTATCAAACTGCAGATCGAAGCAGGCAAGGCGAACCCGGCACCGCCCATTGGGCCGACTCTGGCCCCTCATGGAGTCAACGTGATGGCGTTTTGCAAGGAATACAACGCCCGCACGGCGCACATGGCCGGCCAGATCGTGCCGGTGGAGGTCACGATCTACACGGATGGCTCCTTTACAATGGAGCTCAAGACTCCACCGGTGTCTGACCTTCTCCGCCGGGCGGCCGGCATTGAGAAGGGCTCCTCGGAGCCGAACCGGCAGATCGTCGGCCGGATCACCCGGCAGCAGCTCCGGGAGATCGCGGAGCTTAAAATGAAGGATCTGAACACGGAGGACATTGAGGCGGCGATGCGGATGATCGCCGGCACGGCCCGTAGCATGGGGATCCAGATTGTGGATTAG
- the nusG gene encoding transcription termination/antitermination protein NusG, giving the protein MEELLRELEVTGTAEMPTSETKEGEESAAASEVEGEGRLVASRERAWYIVHCYAGSEHKVKHSLEQRIASLGMQHKIFNIVVPEEEEIEIREGKKRPVRRRIYPGYILVEMIMDEDSWAVVRFTPGVTGFVGMGNQPTPLRPEEVQAIFKRMESKAPRIRVTFKPGQKVRITEGPFADFVGIVDEIDPDKAKIRVLVSFFGRETPVELDFTQVEKI; this is encoded by the coding sequence TTGGAGGAGTTGCTGCGTGAGCTGGAGGTCACGGGAACTGCCGAGATGCCAACCAGCGAGACAAAAGAAGGAGAGGAGAGCGCGGCGGCTTCCGAGGTGGAAGGGGAAGGCCGGTTGGTGGCCTCACGGGAACGGGCTTGGTATATTGTTCACTGTTATGCGGGCTCGGAGCACAAGGTGAAGCACAGCCTGGAGCAGCGGATTGCTTCCCTGGGTATGCAGCACAAGATCTTCAACATTGTGGTTCCAGAGGAGGAAGAGATCGAGATCCGGGAAGGGAAGAAGCGGCCCGTTCGACGGCGAATTTACCCGGGCTATATCCTGGTAGAGATGATCATGGATGAGGACTCATGGGCAGTGGTCCGATTCACGCCCGGGGTCACCGGTTTCGTCGGAATGGGCAACCAACCCACTCCGCTACGCCCGGAGGAGGTCCAGGCGATTTTCAAACGCATGGAGAGCAAGGCTCCACGAATCCGCGTCACCTTCAAGCCCGGGCAGAAGGTTCGGATCACTGAAGGGCCTTTTGCGGATTTCGTGGGAATCGTGGATGAAATCGATCCGGATAAAGCGAAGATTCGAGTTCTCGTCTCTTTCTTCGGGCGGGAAACGCCCGTGGAGCTGGACTTTACCCAGGTGGAGAAAATTTAG
- the secE gene encoding preprotein translocase subunit SecE has protein sequence MAKAAETRRFLRGEWAPLRYLREVQGELKKVRWPDRQELYRLTGVVLAVTIGMSILLGLVDYFFFWLFGGIFTTPQDPLRLGIAIVGSLGGLGALVYALTRD, from the coding sequence GTGGCGAAGGCGGCAGAGACCCGGCGATTCCTGCGAGGCGAGTGGGCCCCCCTTCGATATCTGCGAGAGGTTCAGGGGGAGCTCAAGAAGGTCCGCTGGCCAGACCGGCAGGAGCTGTATCGTCTGACCGGGGTGGTTCTGGCGGTCACTATAGGGATGTCGATCCTCCTGGGGTTGGTGGATTATTTCTTCTTCTGGCTGTTTGGGGGGATTTTCACCACACCCCAAGATCCTCTCCGGTTAGGCATTGCCATCGTGGGCAGTCTGGGGGGTCTGGGCGCGCTGGTTTATGCTTTAACCCGGGATTGA
- the rpmG gene encoding 50S ribosomal protein L33 — protein MAKEVRIVITLACTECKGRNYTTQKNRNNDPNRLELRKYCPRCRKHTLHRETK, from the coding sequence ATGGCGAAAGAGGTTAGGATCGTAATTACGTTGGCATGCACAGAATGCAAGGGGCGGAATTACACAACCCAGAAGAATCGGAACAACGACCCAAATCGTCTGGAGCTTCGTAAATATTGTCCACGATGTCGTAAGCATACTTTGCACCGGGAAACCAAGTAG